The Aminithiophilus ramosus genome contains a region encoding:
- a CDS encoding 4Fe-4S dicluster domain-containing protein: protein MNASELCAKVFEAGVVGAGGAGFPTHVKLKARDIDTYLINAAECEPLLSGDCHLMRTEARRLVAAAEAVTEALGAARVLFVLKKKYVAERAALEAAGGSVFVVGDYYPAGDEIIMIQEVTGRTVPEGGLPLKVGVVVNNVETLYNIGRALEGHPVTRSWVTVGGAVREPGIWLVPLGTPAAKLLDLAGGPTTADPWYIDGGPMTGPYHREPDFHITKTSNGVLVVPGDSALVRYETMDVERMIRQARFACIQCNQCTVACSRNLVGYHLEPHRIMRAMAYPEQRTADVLRQAFLCSECNLCSGLHACPMQLSPRRVNQVLKKALRGQGIGPAFPEREIAPHPLRPYRLVPTNRLMARLGLSAYEDHPPYRGEVAVDEVFLPLRQHLGAPCLPRVAVGDVVAEGQVVAVPPEGALGVPLHASLGGRVTEITDGALRITAIGMEG from the coding sequence GTGAACGCCTCCGAGCTCTGCGCCAAAGTCTTCGAGGCCGGCGTCGTCGGAGCGGGAGGCGCCGGTTTCCCGACCCACGTCAAACTCAAGGCCCGGGATATCGACACCTACCTCATCAACGCCGCCGAGTGCGAACCCCTGCTGTCGGGCGACTGCCATCTCATGAGGACCGAGGCCCGTCGCCTCGTCGCCGCCGCCGAGGCTGTGACGGAGGCCCTGGGCGCGGCGAGGGTCCTCTTCGTCCTCAAGAAGAAATACGTGGCCGAGAGGGCGGCCCTGGAGGCCGCCGGAGGCTCCGTCTTCGTCGTCGGCGATTACTACCCGGCCGGCGACGAGATCATCATGATCCAGGAGGTGACGGGCCGGACCGTCCCCGAGGGGGGCCTTCCCCTGAAGGTGGGCGTCGTCGTCAACAACGTCGAGACCCTCTACAACATCGGTCGGGCCCTGGAGGGCCATCCCGTGACGAGAAGCTGGGTCACCGTGGGCGGAGCCGTCCGGGAGCCGGGGATCTGGCTCGTCCCCCTAGGCACGCCGGCGGCGAAGCTCCTCGATCTGGCAGGAGGACCGACGACGGCCGATCCCTGGTATATCGACGGCGGTCCCATGACGGGGCCCTACCACAGGGAGCCCGATTTCCACATCACCAAGACCAGCAACGGTGTCCTCGTCGTCCCCGGTGACTCGGCCCTGGTCCGCTACGAGACGATGGACGTGGAGCGCATGATCCGTCAGGCCCGCTTCGCCTGCATCCAGTGCAACCAGTGTACCGTCGCCTGTTCGCGCAACCTCGTCGGCTATCACCTGGAGCCCCACCGCATCATGAGGGCCATGGCCTATCCCGAACAGAGGACGGCCGACGTCCTCCGCCAGGCCTTCCTCTGCAGCGAGTGCAACCTCTGCAGCGGCCTTCACGCCTGTCCCATGCAGCTCTCGCCGCGGCGCGTCAACCAGGTGCTCAAGAAGGCCCTGCGAGGCCAGGGCATCGGCCCCGCCTTCCCCGAGAGGGAGATCGCGCCCCATCCCCTGCGCCCCTACCGCCTGGTGCCGACGAACCGCCTCATGGCCCGCCTGGGCCTCTCGGCCTACGAGGATCACCCTCCCTATCGGGGAGAGGTCGCCGTCGACGAGGTCTTCCTGCCGCTGCGGCAGCATCTGGGCGCTCCCTGTCTGCCCCGCGTCGCCGTCGGCGACGTCGTCGCCGAGGGACAGGTCGTGGCCGTGCCTCCCGAAGGTGCCCTCGGCGTCCCCCTTCACGCCTCCCTGGGGGGCCGGGTGACGGAGATCACCGACGGGGCCCTTCGAATCACAGCGATCGGGATGGAGGGATGA
- a CDS encoding BMC domain-containing protein: MERAIATLESISVAKGYLATDFMLKAADVSLLWACTLCPGKYLVVVGGQVSAVKSSLAAGLQAAGEAVIDHMILPNVHPDVFAALADATDPGLPKDLGIVETMAAPVALEAADAAVKAAQVKLIEIRLGRGMGAKSFFSLTGEISNVKTAVAAAREIVGSRGFLVDAVVISRPHRALLEALL; encoded by the coding sequence ATGGAACGGGCCATTGCCACACTGGAAAGCATCAGCGTCGCGAAAGGGTACCTCGCCACGGACTTCATGCTCAAGGCCGCCGACGTCTCCCTCCTCTGGGCCTGCACGCTCTGTCCCGGCAAGTATCTCGTCGTCGTCGGAGGTCAGGTCAGCGCCGTCAAAAGCTCTCTCGCCGCGGGCCTCCAGGCCGCCGGCGAGGCCGTCATCGACCACATGATCCTCCCCAACGTCCATCCCGACGTCTTCGCGGCCCTTGCCGACGCCACCGATCCCGGCCTTCCCAAGGATCTGGGCATCGTCGAGACCATGGCCGCCCCCGTCGCCCTCGAGGCGGCCGACGCCGCCGTCAAGGCCGCCCAGGTCAAGCTCATCGAGATCCGTCTGGGCCGGGGGATGGGTGCCAAATCCTTCTTCAGCCTCACCGGCGAGATCTCCAACGTCAAGACGGCCGTCGCCGCCGCCAGGGAAATCGTCGGTTCCCGGGGCTTCCTCGTCGATGCCGTCGTCATCAGCCGGCCTCACAGGGCCCTTCTGGAGGCCCTTCTCTAG
- a CDS encoding BMC domain-containing protein has translation MAMNAHLVVKPTEACRRIIERRMGSRKDEAMEKASWGAVLLVQGPVAEILAAVDVATKASSVAAGEIVGNCPQQINTIAFVGAVADVKLALAALKEWGDVR, from the coding sequence ATGGCCATGAACGCCCACCTTGTCGTCAAGCCGACCGAGGCCTGTCGCCGCATCATCGAACGGCGCATGGGCTCCCGGAAAGACGAGGCCATGGAGAAGGCCTCCTGGGGAGCGGTCCTTCTCGTCCAGGGGCCCGTGGCGGAGATTCTGGCCGCCGTCGACGTGGCCACCAAGGCCTCTTCCGTCGCCGCCGGAGAGATCGTCGGCAACTGTCCCCAACAGATCAACACCATAGCCTTCGTCGGGGCCGTGGCCGATGTCAAGTTGGCCCTGGCGGCCCTGAAAGAATGGGGGGATGTGCGGTGA
- a CDS encoding MIP/aquaporin family protein produces the protein MTNLFGEFVGTFVLCSFGCGVVADVLLKKSKGEGAGWMEINVGWGLAVMMGVFAAVSTGAPQADINPAVTMAKVFMGVYSMSHALTTMVAQTAGGFAAGCVVWLIYLPHWKVTEDKGAKLGIFSTGPAILDPVANFLCEFIVTIFLVLGIFFIVKSAEGQTIPFWAVPYLVGGLVCALGMSFGGPTGYAINPARDLGPRLAHAALPIAGKGGSDWGYAWIPVAAPLCGGAVAFFIGRAIGIL, from the coding sequence ATGACTAATCTGTTCGGAGAGTTCGTCGGGACCTTCGTTCTCTGCTCCTTCGGCTGCGGCGTCGTCGCCGACGTCCTTCTCAAGAAATCCAAGGGAGAAGGGGCCGGCTGGATGGAGATCAACGTCGGATGGGGACTGGCCGTCATGATGGGCGTCTTCGCCGCCGTCAGCACGGGAGCGCCCCAGGCCGACATCAACCCCGCCGTCACCATGGCCAAGGTCTTCATGGGCGTCTACTCCATGTCTCATGCCCTGACCACCATGGTCGCCCAGACGGCGGGCGGTTTCGCCGCGGGCTGCGTCGTCTGGCTCATCTATCTGCCTCACTGGAAGGTCACCGAGGACAAGGGCGCCAAGCTGGGCATCTTCAGCACGGGCCCGGCCATCCTCGATCCCGTGGCCAACTTCCTCTGCGAATTCATCGTCACCATCTTCCTCGTTCTCGGCATTTTCTTCATCGTCAAGTCGGCCGAAGGCCAGACCATCCCCTTCTGGGCCGTGCCCTATCTCGTCGGCGGCCTCGTCTGCGCCCTGGGCATGAGCTTCGGCGGCCCCACGGGCTACGCCATCAACCCCGCCCGCGACCTGGGCCCCCGTCTGGCCCATGCGGCCCTGCCCATCGCCGGCAAGGGCGGATCGGACTGGGGCTATGCCTGGATCCCCGTCGCAGCCCCTCTCTGCGGCGGCGCCGTGGCCTTCTTCATCGGAAGGGCCATCGGCATCCTCTAG
- the eutJ gene encoding ethanolamine utilization protein EutJ, whose amino-acid sequence MSSSPWLTPQLEACAEALESPRALASWKELYLGFDLGTTNLVVVAVNEEGFPLSAVLESSQSSVRDGVVVDYWAAVQGMRKALERLSRKLGVTELKAVGAAAYPPGISAKTAKICANVVETLGFDCLGLYEEPTAAAVALNMERGAIIDIGGGTTGISVLDEGQVLYTADEPTGGTHMTLVLAGSRGISFDEAETLKRDRNEQRRFAPVLKPVLEKMATIARDHLERSGHLGGMPIVLVGGGADLPGAEEILSSVVGHRVDLAPEPLLVTPLGIALSLWRDRRDGS is encoded by the coding sequence ATGAGTTCTTCCCCCTGGCTCACGCCTCAGCTCGAGGCCTGCGCCGAGGCTCTTGAAAGCCCCAGAGCCCTGGCTTCCTGGAAGGAGCTCTATCTCGGTTTCGACCTGGGGACGACGAACCTCGTCGTCGTCGCCGTCAACGAGGAGGGCTTTCCCCTTTCCGCCGTCCTGGAATCGTCTCAGTCCTCGGTCCGAGACGGCGTCGTCGTCGACTATTGGGCCGCCGTCCAGGGAATGAGAAAGGCCCTGGAGCGGCTGAGCCGCAAGCTCGGCGTCACGGAACTGAAGGCCGTCGGCGCCGCCGCCTACCCGCCGGGCATTTCGGCGAAGACGGCCAAGATCTGCGCCAACGTCGTCGAGACGCTGGGCTTCGATTGTCTGGGGCTTTACGAGGAGCCGACGGCCGCCGCCGTCGCCCTCAACATGGAGAGAGGCGCCATCATCGACATCGGCGGCGGGACGACGGGGATTTCCGTCCTCGACGAGGGGCAGGTCCTCTATACGGCCGATGAGCCCACGGGAGGGACGCACATGACACTCGTCCTCGCCGGCAGCCGGGGGATCTCCTTCGACGAGGCCGAGACGCTCAAGCGGGACAGGAACGAGCAGCGGCGCTTCGCCCCCGTCCTCAAGCCCGTCCTCGAGAAGATGGCCACCATCGCCCGCGACCATCTGGAGCGCAGCGGCCATCTCGGCGGGATGCCCATCGTCCTCGTGGGAGGAGGTGCCGATCTTCCCGGCGCGGAGGAGATCCTCTCCTCCGTGGTGGGGCATCGCGTCGATCTGGCTCCCGAGCCTCTTCTCGTGACGCCCCTGGGAATCGCTCTCAGCCTCTGGAGGGATCGCCGTGACGGTTCTTGA
- a CDS encoding EutN/CcmL family microcompartment protein, whose translation MKLGRIVGNVVATRKDDRLVGHKLLVLQILRPQAGGDLVAVEDKDGFLVAVDLVGAGIGETVLFCSGSSARASAAEGASPIDAAVVGIVDSLDVDLEAR comes from the coding sequence GTGAAACTGGGCAGAATCGTCGGCAACGTCGTCGCCACCCGCAAGGATGATCGTCTCGTCGGCCACAAGCTGCTCGTTCTCCAGATCCTCAGGCCCCAGGCCGGTGGGGACCTCGTGGCCGTCGAGGACAAGGACGGTTTCCTCGTGGCCGTCGATCTCGTCGGAGCGGGCATAGGAGAGACGGTTCTCTTCTGCTCCGGCAGCTCGGCGCGGGCCTCGGCCGCCGAAGGGGCCTCTCCCATCGATGCGGCCGTCGTGGGCATCGTCGACAGCCTCGACGTCGATCTGGAGGCGAGGTAG
- a CDS encoding aldehyde dehydrogenase family protein, whose protein sequence is MDQKDLAQIVRQVLTRIEGEINSGGSRCIYGYDDVDQAVQAAATAQKIWHRDFNIAAKTKIINGLRADLMEHLEELSRLALEDTGMGRLDDKLLKKELAITKTPGPEYFTTKAVSGDNGLVIEELSPFGVIASITPSTNPVASVINNAIAMLSGGNAVVFAPHPGAKASTLRAVEVINESLGRNGAPCGLVATLTAISMENVDSLMKHPLVRLVAATGGPGVVHAALCSGKPAIGAGPGNPPVVVDETAHVRQAAIDVILGCSFDNNLPCTSEKELIVVNCVADELKKHMLENGAHELKSPAEIARLRELVFDDKGKPNKKCIGKDATWLLKEIGIVVPAKTRIVLVECEEDDPFVQEEMLMPILPLVRVADFKEALAMALRVEHGFRHSAAIHSTNIDNMSLMARVMETTIFTKNAPSFASLGYGGDCPTAFTIATSTGQGPTTPLSFCRLRRCTLHGAFRII, encoded by the coding sequence ATGGATCAAAAGGACCTCGCCCAGATCGTCAGGCAGGTGCTGACGCGCATCGAAGGTGAAATCAACTCCGGCGGCAGCCGCTGCATCTACGGCTACGACGACGTGGATCAGGCCGTTCAGGCGGCCGCCACGGCTCAGAAGATCTGGCACCGCGATTTCAACATCGCGGCCAAGACGAAGATCATCAACGGCCTCCGCGCCGATCTCATGGAGCACCTGGAGGAGCTCTCCCGCCTCGCCCTGGAGGATACGGGCATGGGCCGTCTCGACGACAAACTCCTGAAGAAGGAGCTGGCCATCACCAAGACGCCCGGTCCCGAATATTTCACCACCAAGGCCGTCTCGGGCGACAACGGTCTCGTCATCGAAGAGCTCTCTCCCTTCGGCGTCATCGCCTCCATCACGCCGTCGACGAACCCCGTGGCCTCGGTCATCAACAACGCCATCGCCATGCTCTCCGGCGGCAACGCCGTCGTCTTCGCCCCCCACCCGGGAGCCAAGGCCTCGACGCTGCGGGCCGTCGAGGTCATCAACGAGTCGCTGGGGCGCAACGGAGCTCCCTGCGGCCTCGTCGCGACGCTGACGGCCATCAGCATGGAGAACGTCGACAGCCTGATGAAGCATCCTCTCGTCCGCCTCGTGGCGGCCACGGGAGGTCCCGGCGTCGTCCACGCCGCCCTCTGCTCGGGCAAGCCGGCCATCGGGGCCGGGCCGGGCAATCCCCCCGTCGTCGTCGACGAGACGGCCCATGTCCGCCAGGCCGCCATCGACGTCATCCTGGGCTGTTCCTTCGACAACAATCTCCCCTGCACGTCGGAGAAGGAGCTCATCGTCGTCAACTGCGTCGCCGACGAGCTCAAAAAGCACATGCTGGAGAACGGGGCCCACGAGCTCAAGTCGCCTGCCGAGATCGCCCGGCTCCGCGAGCTGGTCTTCGACGACAAGGGCAAGCCCAACAAAAAGTGCATCGGCAAGGACGCCACCTGGCTCCTCAAGGAGATCGGCATCGTCGTCCCCGCCAAGACGCGGATCGTCCTCGTCGAGTGCGAGGAGGACGATCCCTTCGTCCAGGAGGAGATGCTCATGCCCATCCTCCCCCTGGTGCGCGTCGCCGACTTCAAGGAGGCCCTGGCCATGGCCCTCCGCGTCGAGCACGGCTTCCGTCACTCCGCCGCCATCCACAGCACCAACATCGACAACATGAGCCTCATGGCCCGCGTCATGGAGACGACGATCTTCACCAAGAACGCCCCCTCCTTCGCCTCCCTGGGCTACGGCGGCGACTGTCCCACGGCCTTCACCATCGCCACGTCGACGGGGCAGGGGCCGACGACGCCGCTTTCCTTCTGCCGCCTGCGGCGCTGCACGCTCCACGGCGCCTTCCGGATCATCTAG
- a CDS encoding BMC domain-containing protein, with product MALEALGMIETKGFVGAVEAADAMVKAANVTLMGSKLTGGALVTVMVRGDVGAVKAAIDAGSAAAGRVGELVSTHVIPRPHSDTEKILPGAEGAESIDIAQD from the coding sequence ATGGCTCTGGAAGCGCTCGGCATGATCGAGACAAAGGGATTCGTCGGTGCCGTCGAGGCCGCTGACGCCATGGTCAAGGCGGCCAACGTCACCCTCATGGGATCGAAGCTTACGGGAGGCGCCCTCGTGACCGTCATGGTCCGAGGCGACGTGGGGGCCGTCAAGGCGGCCATCGACGCCGGATCGGCCGCCGCCGGCCGCGTCGGCGAGCTCGTTTCGACGCACGTCATTCCCCGGCCTCACAGTGATACGGAGAAGATTCTCCCCGGGGCCGAAGGGGCCGAATCGATCGACATCGCTCAGGATTAG
- a CDS encoding cob(I)yrinic acid a,c-diamide adenosyltransferase, with amino-acid sequence MAPIYTGGGDRGTTRLWDGSKVSKRDVRIELNGTLDEANSVLGIAKSGRPTEPLGAEMEFAQRELMALMAYVARGTRDVPPPDPRILEARIDALQAQWPSQGQFVLPGGSLAGSAVHQARSIVRRAERMASELLEKELMAEEAYVYMNRLSDFLYALALACDGEAFVARVTDLVLAAEKDKGQGGMTLERAKRLLAEAEGEADRVGVPMVVAAVDAGGDLVALHRMDGALPVSIDLAPKKARTAARLRLSTEELSRLVQPGAPLYGLASDPGLCCFGGGVPLTEEGKTVGAVGVSGGSVEEDQIVAGKSRDVWNSLFES; translated from the coding sequence ATGGCGCCCATCTACACCGGCGGCGGCGACAGGGGAACGACGCGCCTCTGGGACGGATCGAAGGTCTCCAAAAGAGACGTCCGCATCGAGCTCAACGGCACCCTCGACGAGGCCAACAGCGTTCTGGGGATCGCCAAGAGCGGCCGCCCCACGGAGCCTCTCGGGGCCGAGATGGAGTTCGCCCAGAGGGAGCTCATGGCCCTCATGGCCTATGTGGCCCGGGGCACGCGCGACGTTCCTCCCCCCGATCCCCGGATCCTGGAGGCGCGGATCGACGCCCTTCAGGCCCAGTGGCCCTCGCAGGGGCAGTTCGTCCTCCCCGGCGGCTCCCTGGCGGGAAGCGCCGTTCATCAGGCCCGATCCATCGTTCGGCGGGCCGAGCGGATGGCCTCGGAACTCCTGGAGAAAGAGCTCATGGCCGAAGAGGCCTACGTCTACATGAACCGTCTCTCCGATTTCCTCTACGCCCTTGCCCTGGCCTGTGACGGCGAGGCCTTCGTCGCCCGCGTCACCGACCTGGTCCTGGCCGCCGAAAAGGACAAGGGGCAGGGCGGGATGACCCTCGAACGGGCCAAACGGCTTCTGGCCGAGGCCGAAGGCGAGGCCGACCGCGTGGGCGTTCCCATGGTCGTCGCCGCCGTCGACGCCGGAGGCGATCTCGTGGCCCTTCACCGCATGGACGGGGCCCTTCCCGTCAGCATCGACCTGGCTCCGAAGAAGGCCAGGACGGCGGCCCGTCTCCGCCTGTCGACGGAGGAGCTCTCCCGCCTCGTCCAGCCGGGAGCGCCCCTGTACGGCCTGGCCTCCGATCCGGGGCTCTGCTGTTTCGGCGGAGGCGTTCCCCTGACGGAAGAGGGGAAGACCGTCGGCGCCGTCGGCGTCAGCGGCGGGTCGGTGGAAGAAGATCAGATCGTGGCGGGCAAGTCCCGCGACGTCTGGAACAGTCTTTTCGAGTCCTAA